A single Gambusia affinis linkage group LG20, SWU_Gaff_1.0, whole genome shotgun sequence DNA region contains:
- the exoc7 gene encoding exocyst complex component 7 isoform X12: MGITSRMIPTEDASARKREIEEKLKQEQETLSFIRENLEKSDQLTKGMVSILSSFESRLMQLENSIIPVHKQTENLQRLQENVDKTLSCLDHVISYYHVAKDTDRIIREGPSGRLDEYLACIARIQKAVEYFQDNNPDSPELNTVKARFEKGKELLEAEFRSLLTRYSKPVPPILILDAISVDEDIELQEEVVLEHLPEAVLQDIICISGWLVEYGRNQDFMNVYFQIRSSQLDRSIKGLKEHFRKNSASSGILYSPAVQTKRKDTPTKKAPKRPGKDDVLDIEIDSYIHCISAFVKLAQSEYALLTEIIPEHHQKKTFDSLIQEALDNLMLEGDNIVSAARRAIMRHDYSAVLTIFPILRHLKMNKSEFDSTLQGTAASTKNKLPTLITSMETIGAKALEEFADSIKNDPDKEYNMPKDGTVHELTSNAILFLQQLLDFHETAGAMLASQVLGDTYNIPLDPRETSSASSSTSDFNKRLLSSYICKVLGNLQLNLLSKSKVYEDSALSAIFLHNNYNYILKSLEKSELIQLVTVTQRKAESSYRELIKQQIDIYQRSWLKVLEHLTDKNMPIFQPGAKLKDKERQVIKDKFKGFNDGLEELCKIQKGWAIPDKEQRDYIRQSQRKIVSDAYRAFVQRCANISFTKNPEKYHKYRPEEVEEMIEKLFDTSA; the protein is encoded by the exons ATGGGAATTACATCCAGGATGATTCCTACTGAGGATGCGTCCGCCAGGAAGCGAGAGATCGAGGAGAAACTGAAGCAG GAACAGGAGACGCTGTCATTCATCCGGGAGAACCTGGAGAAGAGCGATCAGCTGACCAAAGGCATG GTTTCCATCCTGTCTTCGTTCGAGAGTCGGCTGATGCAGCTGGAGAACTCCATCATCCCGGTCCACAAGCAGACGGAGAACCTGCAGAGGCTGCAGGAGAATGTGGACAAAACTCTGTCCTGCTTGGACCATGTCATCAGCTACTACCACGTGGCCAAAGATACCGACAGGATAATCAGAGAGGG ACCTTCAGGCAGACTGGATGAATACCTCGCCTGCATTGCAAGGATCCAGAAAGCTGTGGAATACTTTCAGGACAACAACCCCGACAGCCCGGAACTTAACACAGTG aaAGCTCGCTTTGAGAAAGGGAAAGAGCTGCTGGAGGCGGAGTTCCGGAGCCTCTTGACCCGCTACAGTAAACCCGTTCCCCCCATTCTGATCTTGGACGCCATCAGTGTGGACGAAGACAtagagctgcaggaggaggtggTCCTGGAACACCTGCCTGAAGCCGTATTGCAGGACATCATCTGTATTTCCGGCTGGCTGGTGGAATACGGACGCAACCAGG atttcaTGAACGTCTACTTCCAGATCCGGTCCAGCCAGCTGGACCGCTCCATCAAAGGCCTGAAGGAACATTTCCGCAAGAACAGCGCCTCCTCTGGTATCCTGTACTCACCGGCAGTCCAAACCAAACGCAAGGACACGCCCACCAAAAAGGCTCCCAAGAGACCAG GGAAAGACGATGTCCTGGACATCGAGATCGACTCTTACATCCACTGTATCAGTGCCTTCGTTAAGCTGGCTCAGAGTGAGTATGCCCTTCTGACTGAAATCATCCCTGAGCATCACCAGAAGAAGACCTTCGACTCCCTGATTCAG GAGGCTCTGGACAACCTCATGCTGGAGGGGGACAACATTGTGTCTGCGGCTCGCCGGGCCATCATGCGCCACGACTACTCAGCCGTCCTGACCATTTTCCCCATCCTCAGACACCTGAAGATGAACAAGTCCGAGTTTGACTCAACACTGCAG GGTACGGCTGCAAGCACCAAGAACAAGCTGCCCACGCTCATCACCTCCATGGAGACAATCGGAGCCAAAGCGCTGGAAGAGTTTGCAGACAGCATTAAG AATGATCCTGATAAAGAGTACAACATGCCCAAAGATGGAACAGTCCACGAACTGACCAGCAAT GCCatcctgtttctgcagcagctgctcgaCTTTCATGAGACAGCCGGAGCCATGTTGGCCTCCCAAG TTCTGGGGGACACTTACAATATCCCCTTAGACCCCCGAG AGACGAGTTCAGCGAGCAGCTCCACCTCAGACTTCAACAAACGGCTGCTGAGTTCGTACATCT gtaAAGTTTTAGGAAACCTGCAGTTGAACCTGCTCAGTAAATCCAAGGTTTACGAGGACTCGGCTCTCAGCGCTATTTTCCTGCACAACAACTACAACTATATCCTCAAGTCTCTGGAGAA GTCCGAGCTGATCCAGCTGGTCACGGTCACTCAGAGGAAGGCAGAGAGTTCTTACAGAGAGCTGATCAAGCAGCAGATCGATATTTATCAGCGCAG ctggctgAAGGTTTTGGAGCACCTGACAGACAAGAACATGCCTATTTTCCAACCAGGTGCCAAG CTGAAAGACAAAGAGCGACAGGTgattaaagacaaatttaag GGGTTCAATGATGGCTTGGAGGAGCTGTGCAAGATCCAGAAAGGCTGGGCCATTCCAGATAAGGAGCAGAGAGACTACATCCGACAGTCCCAGAGGAAAATTGTCTCAGATGCTTACAGAGCCTTCGTTCAGAG GTGTGCCAACATCTCCTTCACTAAGAACCCTGAGAAGTATCACAAGTATCGGccggaggaggtggaggagatgaTCGAGAAGCTTTTCGACACGTCAGCCTGA
- the exoc7 gene encoding exocyst complex component 7 isoform X7, with protein sequence MGITSRMIPTEDASARKREIEEKLKQEQETLSFIRENLEKSDQLTKGMVSILSSFESRLMQLENSIIPVHKQTENLQRLQENVDKTLSCLDHVISYYHVAKDTDRIIREGPSGRLDEYLACIARIQKAVEYFQDNNPDSPELNTVKARFEKGKELLEAEFRSLLTRYSKPVPPILILDAISVDEDIELQEEVVLEHLPEAVLQDIICISGWLVEYGRNQDFMNVYFQIRSSQLDRSIKGLKEHFRKNSASSGILYSPAVQTKRKDTPTKKAPKRPGYDNDLRVKLHSEALNEKHGATAGKDDVLDIEIDSYIHCISAFVKLAQSEYALLTEIIPEHHQKKTFDSLIQEALDNLMLEGDNIVSAARRAIMRHDYSAVLTIFPILRHLKMNKSEFDSTLQGTAASTKNKLPTLITSMETIGAKALEEFADSIKNDPDKEYNMPKDGTVHELTSNAILFLQQLLDFHETAGAMLASQVLGDTYNIPLDPRETSSASSSTSDFNKRLLSSYICKVLGNLQLNLLSKSKVYEDSALSAIFLHNNYNYILKSLEKSELIQLVTVTQRKAESSYRELIKQQIDIYQRSWLKVLEHLTDKNMPIFQPGAKLKDKERQVIKDKFKGFNDGLEELCKIQKGWAIPDKEQRDYIRQSQRKIVSDAYRAFVQRCANISFTKNPEKYHKYRPEEVEEMIEKLFDTSA encoded by the exons ATGGGAATTACATCCAGGATGATTCCTACTGAGGATGCGTCCGCCAGGAAGCGAGAGATCGAGGAGAAACTGAAGCAG GAACAGGAGACGCTGTCATTCATCCGGGAGAACCTGGAGAAGAGCGATCAGCTGACCAAAGGCATG GTTTCCATCCTGTCTTCGTTCGAGAGTCGGCTGATGCAGCTGGAGAACTCCATCATCCCGGTCCACAAGCAGACGGAGAACCTGCAGAGGCTGCAGGAGAATGTGGACAAAACTCTGTCCTGCTTGGACCATGTCATCAGCTACTACCACGTGGCCAAAGATACCGACAGGATAATCAGAGAGGG ACCTTCAGGCAGACTGGATGAATACCTCGCCTGCATTGCAAGGATCCAGAAAGCTGTGGAATACTTTCAGGACAACAACCCCGACAGCCCGGAACTTAACACAGTG aaAGCTCGCTTTGAGAAAGGGAAAGAGCTGCTGGAGGCGGAGTTCCGGAGCCTCTTGACCCGCTACAGTAAACCCGTTCCCCCCATTCTGATCTTGGACGCCATCAGTGTGGACGAAGACAtagagctgcaggaggaggtggTCCTGGAACACCTGCCTGAAGCCGTATTGCAGGACATCATCTGTATTTCCGGCTGGCTGGTGGAATACGGACGCAACCAGG atttcaTGAACGTCTACTTCCAGATCCGGTCCAGCCAGCTGGACCGCTCCATCAAAGGCCTGAAGGAACATTTCCGCAAGAACAGCGCCTCCTCTGGTATCCTGTACTCACCGGCAGTCCAAACCAAACGCAAGGACACGCCCACCAAAAAGGCTCCCAAGAGACCAG GTTACGATAATGACCTGCGGGTCAAACTCCACTCTGAAGCCCTGAACGAGAAGCACGGGGCCACCGCAG GGAAAGACGATGTCCTGGACATCGAGATCGACTCTTACATCCACTGTATCAGTGCCTTCGTTAAGCTGGCTCAGAGTGAGTATGCCCTTCTGACTGAAATCATCCCTGAGCATCACCAGAAGAAGACCTTCGACTCCCTGATTCAG GAGGCTCTGGACAACCTCATGCTGGAGGGGGACAACATTGTGTCTGCGGCTCGCCGGGCCATCATGCGCCACGACTACTCAGCCGTCCTGACCATTTTCCCCATCCTCAGACACCTGAAGATGAACAAGTCCGAGTTTGACTCAACACTGCAG GGTACGGCTGCAAGCACCAAGAACAAGCTGCCCACGCTCATCACCTCCATGGAGACAATCGGAGCCAAAGCGCTGGAAGAGTTTGCAGACAGCATTAAG AATGATCCTGATAAAGAGTACAACATGCCCAAAGATGGAACAGTCCACGAACTGACCAGCAAT GCCatcctgtttctgcagcagctgctcgaCTTTCATGAGACAGCCGGAGCCATGTTGGCCTCCCAAG TTCTGGGGGACACTTACAATATCCCCTTAGACCCCCGAG AGACGAGTTCAGCGAGCAGCTCCACCTCAGACTTCAACAAACGGCTGCTGAGTTCGTACATCT gtaAAGTTTTAGGAAACCTGCAGTTGAACCTGCTCAGTAAATCCAAGGTTTACGAGGACTCGGCTCTCAGCGCTATTTTCCTGCACAACAACTACAACTATATCCTCAAGTCTCTGGAGAA GTCCGAGCTGATCCAGCTGGTCACGGTCACTCAGAGGAAGGCAGAGAGTTCTTACAGAGAGCTGATCAAGCAGCAGATCGATATTTATCAGCGCAG ctggctgAAGGTTTTGGAGCACCTGACAGACAAGAACATGCCTATTTTCCAACCAGGTGCCAAG CTGAAAGACAAAGAGCGACAGGTgattaaagacaaatttaag GGGTTCAATGATGGCTTGGAGGAGCTGTGCAAGATCCAGAAAGGCTGGGCCATTCCAGATAAGGAGCAGAGAGACTACATCCGACAGTCCCAGAGGAAAATTGTCTCAGATGCTTACAGAGCCTTCGTTCAGAG GTGTGCCAACATCTCCTTCACTAAGAACCCTGAGAAGTATCACAAGTATCGGccggaggaggtggaggagatgaTCGAGAAGCTTTTCGACACGTCAGCCTGA